Proteins encoded by one window of Brevibacterium atlanticum:
- the hutI gene encoding imidazolonepropionase gives MQLFTGISELVVNDLDRLGELDVITDAALLVDGGRVIWSGPSAQADTAVQNHLGDATAHGVNDDDIVNGEVTSTNELGGLETIDLGGKGVIPGFVDSHNHLIFAGDRSEEFAARMAGQKYSAGGIATTVAATRAATEAELEANLVHLLEQARRQGTTTFEIKTGYGLTLDDEIQALEIINRHTDESTLIAAHVVPPEYKEDPEVYVDLVIDEIIPAAAGKAKWIDVFCETGAFTEDQTRRIIDAGKAAGMIPRLHANQLTEGGALKLGAELGCASVDHATFASDEDLKILAEAGTVVTLLPSIEFSTRQPYPDARRYVDAGVRLAIATDCNPGSGFSNSVPFAIAIGVRDMHFTVDQAVWAATAGGANALQRTDIGHLGAGARADLVVLDAPSFRHLAYRPGVQLVERVYCGGELIADNRPRD, from the coding sequence ATGCAGCTATTCACCGGGATCAGCGAATTGGTCGTCAACGACCTCGACCGCCTCGGCGAACTCGACGTCATCACCGACGCCGCACTGCTCGTCGACGGCGGCCGAGTCATCTGGTCGGGGCCGTCCGCCCAGGCGGACACGGCCGTGCAGAACCACCTCGGCGATGCGACCGCGCACGGCGTCAACGACGATGACATCGTCAACGGGGAAGTCACCTCGACGAACGAACTGGGCGGACTCGAGACCATCGACCTCGGCGGGAAAGGCGTCATCCCCGGCTTCGTCGACAGCCACAACCACCTCATCTTCGCCGGCGACCGATCCGAGGAATTCGCCGCTCGCATGGCCGGACAGAAGTATTCGGCCGGGGGCATCGCCACGACCGTGGCCGCCACCCGCGCCGCCACCGAAGCCGAGCTCGAGGCCAACCTCGTCCACCTCCTCGAGCAGGCCCGGCGGCAGGGCACGACGACCTTCGAGATCAAGACCGGGTACGGCCTCACACTCGACGACGAGATCCAGGCGCTGGAGATCATCAACCGGCATACAGATGAGTCGACGCTCATCGCCGCCCACGTCGTCCCGCCCGAATACAAAGAGGACCCGGAGGTCTACGTCGACCTCGTCATCGACGAGATCATCCCGGCCGCCGCCGGCAAGGCGAAGTGGATCGACGTGTTCTGCGAGACCGGTGCCTTCACCGAAGACCAGACCCGGCGCATCATCGATGCCGGCAAGGCCGCGGGCATGATTCCGCGCCTGCATGCGAACCAGTTGACCGAAGGCGGGGCACTCAAGCTCGGCGCGGAACTCGGCTGCGCCTCCGTCGACCACGCGACCTTCGCCTCCGATGAGGACCTGAAAATCCTCGCCGAGGCGGGAACTGTCGTCACGCTGCTGCCGAGCATCGAATTCTCCACCCGTCAGCCCTACCCCGATGCCCGCCGCTACGTCGACGCCGGCGTCCGCTTGGCCATCGCCACCGACTGCAACCCGGGCTCCGGGTTCTCCAACAGCGTGCCCTTCGCTATCGCCATCGGCGTGCGCGACATGCACTTCACCGTCGACCAGGCCGTGTGGGCGGCCACCGCAGGAGGCGCCAACGCCCTCCAGCGCACCGACATCGGCCACCTCGGTGCCGGCGCCCGAGCGGACCTCGTCGTCCTCGACGCCCCCAGCTTCCGGCACCTGGCCTACCGGCCCGGCGTCCAACTGGTCGAACGCGTCTACTGCGGCGGCGAGCTCATCGCCGACAACCGACCCCGCGACTGA